TGCACTAGAGCATCGGGATCGTACTGGTGAAGGACAGGAAATTGAGCTTGCGCAAAATGAAGGTTGCGTGAATTATATGGGCGCACCTATTGCGGACTTTATATTGAATGGAGAAAATTGGAGCCGTGTAGGTAATCGTCAGCCAGGGATTGCCCCACAAGGTGTATACCGTACACAAGGTAAAGATAGTTGGGTTGCGATTTCTATCACTTCAGATGAAGAATGGCAAAGCTTATGCCAAGAAATGAATGCACAATCGCTCCTAAACGATGAGCGTTTGAAGACGGCGGCAGGGCGCTTTGCTGCCCATGATGAGTTAGATACTATTATTTCGAAGTGGACACAGCAGGAGACACATCATGCAATTGCGTCACGTCTACAAAAAGTCGGTGTGCCAGCAGGTCCTGTATTGGAAGTGCATGAAATGGAGCATGATCCATTTTTAAAAAATATGTATCAAGAAGTAACAAGGGAGTATGTAGGGACACATTTATATCCTACATGGCCAATTAAATGGAACAATGAACGTGTTTTACATAAAGCACCCGCGCCGTTACTTGGTCAGGATAATGAGTATGTGTTTAAGGAGTTATTACAACTTTCAGATGAAGATTATAATAGCTTGCTAGAAAAAAATATTATCGGCAATAAAATGCTTAGCTAAAGCGAGGGAGCGTAAATGACCATTAAAATAGGAACGAAATTCACATGCCCAAAATGTCAAAGCGAATTCATTATTATGAAAATCGGCGAAGGACAGCTAACTTGCTGTGGGCAGAAGATTAGTGAGAAAAAGTAAGGAGTGATGTACGATGGCGAATCAATTAGGAAAACGCTTTGAATGTTTGGAATGCGGAAGTGAAGTAATGTGCATCAAATCCGGTGAAGGTTCTGTACAATGCTGTAACAAAAATATGCAGGTGAAAAAACCAGTCGCATTACCAACAGCGGACTAAAATAGGAGGTCGTTTTATGAAGCAGCAAACACTTAAGGGCTGTAGAATTCTAGAACTTTCGACAACGCATGCAACGAGTTTTGCTGCTGAATTATTACGGCTGCAAGGAGCCTATGTAGAAAAAGTAAGTTTGAAGCAACCTTTCTTTTGTGATTCACAGAAGGTGCTTACATCATCGGTACAAACAGTGAGTGAATGGGATATTGTACTAACGGACGACAGTATGTGGAGATATGCGTGTTTTCCAGAAGCAGTCACAGTATTCATTAACTTTCATTCTTTTCAAACAGGTGATGAGCGTGAACTACAAGTAAAAGCAGGCTGGCTTAAAGAAAGTGAGCAAGAAACATCCCCTTCTATTGCCATTGGAGGTTTCCCCGCCTCATTATTAGTGGCAGCTCATATTGCTTTTGTCACAGTTTGTCAGTTACTTGAAGGGCGGCGCGAATCCACAGTAGTGGTGCATGTAGCCTCGATTTTAGCGAGTGCCCTACATGGTCGACTGTTTACGAAAGAAGAACAAGAGATTGTGCCGATGATGCTAACCCCTGCTGTGGATGGTCATCTGTTCATTGGTGCGCCAAGTGATGAACAGTGGGCATTTTTAACTCGTTGGGCACAATTAGATTTGCCAACTTGTATGACACAATTTGAAAGACGGTTGCAAAAAAGTGATATCGAGGCATCACTAAGTAAGTGGAGTTCAAGTCAATTACGGCAAGAGCTAATGACACTTGGGCAAACGTTTCGATTGCCATTTGCTAATGTCCAATCGCATCAGGAAGTAATACAATGTCCCCAACATAAAAGTAGAGGTTTTATTAAACAACAACGCATCATCCGTTCCCCATGGATCATGTCAAAAGGGCTGGCAGCAAACCAGCCCTTTTCTTTTACCAGTTTTAAGGAGTTACAAATTGTGGATTTGACAGCGATGTGGGCTGGTCCGTATTGTACACGATTATTTGCAGATTTAGGAGCTACAGTAATTAAAATCGAAGCGCCACATCGGCCAGATGGCATTCGTGGTAAGTCGGGGTCAACGCCATTTTTTGAAGAGCTCAATCGCAATAAAAAATCAGTCATTTTAGATTTGAACGTGGAGGAAGATAAAGAGATACTGTTACGTCTCATTGAAGACAGCCATATTGTCGTTAATAATTTTAGCCCGCGTGTAATGGGGAATTTTGGTTTGACAGATGATGTACTACAGCTACACAATGCGTCAATTATTCATGCATCGTTATCCGCATTTGGTCAAACAGGACCTTATCGAGATTATGTAGGCTATGGGTCCACACTAGAGTCAATGAGTGGAATAGTAGCACAAACATTAGATTATACAGGAACCCCTACGCTACCACTATTTTCAATAAGTGACATGCTAGCAGGTGTTATGGGTGCCTTTTCGATTATTCTTGCCTTGTATGAACAAACAACAACGCATGCAGCCTATATGATTGATGTTTCGCAATATGAAGTAGCGACGATGGTAGCTTGGGTTCCTTATAAGCATACATCTGATGCATCATGTGTCAAAACAATGCATAAATGTGATGACAATATAATAGTAGAAACACCAAATTCGTGGCAAGAACAGAAAGGAAGAGCCCCTTATTTTGGTGAGCATACAACTTATTACAAGACACATTATTCCAAAGAAAAGAGGGATTCACTATGACTTATCAATTTATCAATATAGCCAAACAGCAAGGCGTTGCCTACATACAGCTAATAGACAGTAAAACACAAAATGAATGGCATGCACCCTTTATTCAAGAGTTACGAGATGTGGCTATTTATTTGCGTGATGCAACGGATATTAAAGTAGTTGTTGTCGGTTCGAGTGCAGATGAGTTTTCAATTGGCAGTAGACTCCCTGCGATTGTAGAGGAAGATGTTCCACAACAATATCAGACAGTATGCCTTGCAACAGAAGCACTTGAACTATGGGCAAAGCTACCATATCCAATTATTATGGCGATTCATGGGCAATGTACATCATTAGCATTTAGCTTTGCTTGTATTGCAGATATCCGAATAATTGCGGAGGATGTGCAATTAGCGGTACCTGAATTAGCTTACGGATTAGTGCCAGCGGGAGGCATTACACAGCGATTGCCAAGGTTAATAGGTAAAGGTGCTGCAATGAATGTCTTGCTTGGTCAGTCTACTGTAACTGCGGAGGAAGCGATGGCGCTAGGCTTAGCAACGATACAAGTAACACGTGAGGAGCTGTGGCAATCGGCTTGTGCAGAAGGATTGCGTCTAAGCGAGCTCTCTACTTTATCATTACAATATACGAAGGAATGCTTATATCGTGGAAGCGAGCTACCATTTGAGCAAGGCTTACGTTTAGAGTTAGATGTCTATTTATTATTACAAACTTCACGTGATCGTATGGAAGGTGTACAGGCATTTTTAGAGAAGCGCAAGCCATATTTTATTGGAGAGTAGGAGGAGATGACATGGAATCAATCGTTTTATTAGAGCGAGATGAAAATATAGCCATTATTACATTGAATCACCCTGAAAAATTAAATGCTGTTAGTGTGGCGATGCGTGATGCACTGTATGAACAAATTTTAGCCGTACAGGCTGACCCTACAATCGATGGCGTTATTTTACGAGGCAATGGCAAAGGATTTTGTGCTGGTGCAGATTTAAAAGAATTTGGCACAATACCTTCCGTCATTGAAAAGCGAAAAATTCGGATTCAGCATGATATTTGGGATGAATTCCGTCGATGCTCTAAGCCGATTGCCGCTATTTTACATGGCTTTGCGGTTGGCTCTGGCATTGAGATGGCGATGATTTGCGACTTTCGTTTTGCAGCACCAAAAACAAAAATTTCTTTGCCTGAATGTGCACTAGGTATGTTACCGGCAGCTGGCGGAACACAAAGCCTACCCCGATTAATGCGTCATGGTTGGGCAATCGATTTTGCGATGAAAGGTTATTATTTGTCAGCTGAGGAAGCGAAGGCTCGTCAAATTGTCACGGACATTTTTGAAGAAGAGCATTTATTTGATGAAGTATTAAATTTTATGAAGCGTATAACGACGTATCCTAAGACAGCACAGCAAATTAAACGATTAATTTCTAGTGGTATGGATCGATCTTTAGAGCAAGGGCTTGCATTTGAACAAACCCTTGTAAAGGAAAGTTATAAGCAACAGTTCATTGCAAATGGCTAGTGTTGCTTTTCAAGAAAGTCTTGTGTAATTTTTGCTGTATATTCTTGCACGATTTTTTCCATTTGTTCTTTAATGTCATCATTAAAACGGGAAAGAGGGAGAAGAATCGTTAGCGCGGCTACAGGCTCTTCACTATTTCCCCAAATAGGCGCAGCAACACCAATCATACCATCTGCCCGTTCACCAAGGCTCCAGGCATAGCCATCTTGCTTGATAGTGGAGAGCTGTTGTTTTAGAAGCTCAATATCTAGGGTTGTTTCTGTATGTTGGATATAGGTAGTGCGATTAAAATATGTTTGTAAATCTTTAGGCGACATGTAGGCCATATGTAATTTACCGATAGCGCCGTAATATAATTCATATTCTTCTCCTAGTGGAGTGGTTACTTTTAAGGCATGTTCACTTTCAACTCCTGATAAAAAGAGGTGTTTATTACCGGAGCGTATAGATAAGTAAACAGACTCCTTTGTTGTAGCTGCAAGTTCCACCATGTATGGCTGGGCAATAGAGACAATATCTGGCGAATGAAAGCGATTGACGATTTGGAAAATAATTGGCCCTGGCTGATACGTTTTATTTTCGGAATTTTTTAATAGCATACCACGGTCAGTTAACGTAACTGCTAAACGAAAAGCCGCTGTTTTACTAATTTGTAGCTCGCGCTCAATATCAACTAGCCCGATTGATTGGTATTTTAAAAATAATGTGAGTAATGAGATGGCATTATCCACAGTGCTTAATCGGTGGACGGTTTTAGTATTATCCATAGTTTTCACACCTTTCCGTTTTTAGAAAATTGCGATTATAGCAATTAAGTACTTATTATATATATATGTTGCTCGAAATACAATATTTGTTATGAAGAATGATAAAGTCGCTCACCAGCAATCCATGTTTCTAATACTTGCATGTTTTGGAGCTGATAAAGGGTGCAGTTTACAGGATGTTGTTTAACAATAATAAAATTAGCGTCAAAGCCTGGTGCAAGTTGCCCTATTTGGTGTTGCTCACCGATAACTAAAGCGGCATGAGTCGTATAAAGGTTAAGCGCATTTTGTCTTGAAACAGCCTCTCGTATATTTACTTGTAAGCCATTTTTACTTTGCCTTGTACATGCAGCATGCAAACCAAGCCAAGGGGAGATAGGCGCAACGGGTGCATCTGAACCAGCTGCGACTGTTATGTCATGTTGTAGTAAAGAATTCACTGGATAGAGCCAACAGTGTTCATTATCGTCTACTTGCTGTAAGTACCGATCTCCATGAATATCGATAAACGGAGGATTTGTGACAACCTGTATTTGGTGTTCATGTATCATATCGAAAAAAGCTTCGGGACATAAACTTAAGTGTTCAAAACGACAAATTCCGTTTACTTCAGGGAGTTGCTGACGTACTGTTTTTAATGCATCAATAGCATGCCAAACCATCTCGGGATTTACAACATGAATTGCAACAGGGCTATTTGCGAGAAATGCTTGTTTCATCATTTGTACAATGGCATCCTTTGTAGGATACATTTCTGGCATTGTCTCCAACACAATTTTTAAGGCATTCCGTTTAAATATTGGTATAGGTTGTAGATGATTTGCTAGGTCATCAAAGTGTGGGCTACCGGTCATCCAGTGAACTGGAATTTTCCAAAAGTGTTGAGCAGCTTTTTTCCATATTGCAAGCTGAGATACTGATGTAGTTGGAGATGCATCACAAACAGTAGTAATCCCTAAAGATAGAAGCTTTGCTTGTAAAGCTTCTATGCCCACTAACCACTGTTCTTCAGGTAATTTCGGTAAAACAGATTCATTTAGTAAAGCATCTGCTCCATGAATAATACCTGTAGGCTGTCCAAGTGAATCAAGCTCAATATGGATGCCGTCATTAGGATGATTTTCTAAAGCTTGTTTGAAATAGTCCCAACCCTTACTGTTTAACACGGATGTATGCCGCGTTACATAGCGTACACGGATTGGGTGATTGGTAGAAAGCTCATCCAACATTGCCATAGATAAAGGTTCTATATGGGGGAAATGAAAAGGATGATAGCCATTAATACGAACCCAATTACCGTTTGGAATGGGTGAAATTTGCTTACGAAGATATGCAAAAAGTGCCTCTTTCGTTTCGTATGATGTTGGTATATGTATACTAAACTGTTCGCTAACCATCGCTTGTAAGTGACAATGTGCATCGATAAAACCAGGCAAAATTACCTTTTGCTGTGCATCAATACTTATTTTAGCTTGATAGGGTGAAGAATCATTATGCCCAAATAGAGCAATGATTTTTCCGTTATGAATGGCCATACTTGTAGCGATTGGTACAGACGTTGATTGTGTTAAAATAACGGCATTATAAATAAATAGATCGATTTGTTGTACCATAAGTTGGCTCCTTTCCATAAGAAGTGCTATTATCTTAACATAAAAAGACAGAATAATAGAATAATTAAGCAGGGGTGTAAAAATGCAAAATCAAAAGCTTTTAAATTGGCAAGTTGTTACATTGCCGATTCCTTATGATTTACGTAGTGTTAACTGCTATGTAATTGAAGAGCCTTCTGGAATTACAATTATTGATACAGGTGACGATAATGCTGAGTCGAAAGAAATATGGCGGCAGGTCATTGGTCAACGACGAGTTAATCGTGTACTTATCACACACTTGCATATTGATCATTTTGGCTTGGCAAAATGGCTCCAAGATGAGTATGAGACAACTATTTGGATGTCTCAACGAAGTTACGAGGAATTTACGAGCAGACGGGAACGCTTTGAAAACGGAATTACTGAGGATGGAAGTTTATCTTTTCTGGCTGATTATGGGATGGTGCAAGATAAAGAGGCATCTGCGGTATTTAATCGATTCGAACCATTCCAAGTACATGTAGATGTTATTTTTTCGGAGCATCAAATGATTGAAAGTGAAACATTTAATTTACAGCCAATTTGGACACCTGGACACTCGCCAGATCATTATTGCTTTTATGAAAAAGAGGCAGGCGTGTTATTTTTAGGTGATCATTTATTAGAAATTATTAACCCGATTGTTATGCCTTCTACACATATGCAAAATCCTCTTGCCTTATATTTAGCGACATTTGAAAGCTTAGGTCAATTGAAAATTCATGATGCATTGCCGGCACATGGGACACAAATTGAAGACTTTAATGAGCGCGTATCACGATTGATGGTTCATTATACTGACAAATGTCAGCAAATTTTAAATGCAATACCTGAGGATGGGGCGACAGCACACGAAATTACGAATCAGGTATATGCACATAAGCCTGCAGAGCTTCGAGGGGCTGCATTTATTCAAGTGATTACCTTTGTACATTATTTAATGGAACGCAATTATTTAGTACGAAAGTGTAAAGGTCAAAGTTACAATTTTTATCGAAGCAGTTTGACAGTTGAAAAGCCATTTACACTTTGTTAGGCG
The genomic region above belongs to Lysinibacillus sp. FSL W8-0992 and contains:
- a CDS encoding enoyl-CoA hydratase/isomerase family protein: MESIVLLERDENIAIITLNHPEKLNAVSVAMRDALYEQILAVQADPTIDGVILRGNGKGFCAGADLKEFGTIPSVIEKRKIRIQHDIWDEFRRCSKPIAAILHGFAVGSGIEMAMICDFRFAAPKTKISLPECALGMLPAAGGTQSLPRLMRHGWAIDFAMKGYYLSAEEAKARQIVTDIFEEEHLFDEVLNFMKRITTYPKTAQQIKRLISSGMDRSLEQGLAFEQTLVKESYKQQFIANG
- a CDS encoding MBL fold metallo-hydrolase; translated protein: MQNQKLLNWQVVTLPIPYDLRSVNCYVIEEPSGITIIDTGDDNAESKEIWRQVIGQRRVNRVLITHLHIDHFGLAKWLQDEYETTIWMSQRSYEEFTSRRERFENGITEDGSLSFLADYGMVQDKEASAVFNRFEPFQVHVDVIFSEHQMIESETFNLQPIWTPGHSPDHYCFYEKEAGVLFLGDHLLEIINPIVMPSTHMQNPLALYLATFESLGQLKIHDALPAHGTQIEDFNERVSRLMVHYTDKCQQILNAIPEDGATAHEITNQVYAHKPAELRGAAFIQVITFVHYLMERNYLVRKCKGQSYNFYRSSLTVEKPFTLC
- a CDS encoding CoA transferase, giving the protein MKQQTLKGCRILELSTTHATSFAAELLRLQGAYVEKVSLKQPFFCDSQKVLTSSVQTVSEWDIVLTDDSMWRYACFPEAVTVFINFHSFQTGDERELQVKAGWLKESEQETSPSIAIGGFPASLLVAAHIAFVTVCQLLEGRRESTVVVHVASILASALHGRLFTKEEQEIVPMMLTPAVDGHLFIGAPSDEQWAFLTRWAQLDLPTCMTQFERRLQKSDIEASLSKWSSSQLRQELMTLGQTFRLPFANVQSHQEVIQCPQHKSRGFIKQQRIIRSPWIMSKGLAANQPFSFTSFKELQIVDLTAMWAGPYCTRLFADLGATVIKIEAPHRPDGIRGKSGSTPFFEELNRNKKSVILDLNVEEDKEILLRLIEDSHIVVNNFSPRVMGNFGLTDDVLQLHNASIIHASLSAFGQTGPYRDYVGYGSTLESMSGIVAQTLDYTGTPTLPLFSISDMLAGVMGAFSIILALYEQTTTHAAYMIDVSQYEVATMVAWVPYKHTSDASCVKTMHKCDDNIIVETPNSWQEQKGRAPYFGEHTTYYKTHYSKEKRDSL
- a CDS encoding IclR family transcriptional regulator, whose amino-acid sequence is MDNTKTVHRLSTVDNAISLLTLFLKYQSIGLVDIERELQISKTAAFRLAVTLTDRGMLLKNSENKTYQPGPIIFQIVNRFHSPDIVSIAQPYMVELAATTKESVYLSIRSGNKHLFLSGVESEHALKVTTPLGEEYELYYGAIGKLHMAYMSPKDLQTYFNRTTYIQHTETTLDIELLKQQLSTIKQDGYAWSLGERADGMIGVAAPIWGNSEEPVAALTILLPLSRFNDDIKEQMEKIVQEYTAKITQDFLEKQH
- a CDS encoding enoyl-CoA hydratase/isomerase family protein — translated: MTYQFINIAKQQGVAYIQLIDSKTQNEWHAPFIQELRDVAIYLRDATDIKVVVVGSSADEFSIGSRLPAIVEEDVPQQYQTVCLATEALELWAKLPYPIIMAIHGQCTSLAFSFACIADIRIIAEDVQLAVPELAYGLVPAGGITQRLPRLIGKGAAMNVLLGQSTVTAEEAMALGLATIQVTREELWQSACAEGLRLSELSTLSLQYTKECLYRGSELPFEQGLRLELDVYLLLQTSRDRMEGVQAFLEKRKPYFIGE
- a CDS encoding CaiB/BaiF CoA transferase family protein → MHQPLKGIRILDLSMWWSGPMCTSYLGALGAEIIKLESIQSPDGFRFMLTSPKEDWWEFGPQFNAANHNKLGATLNLNDEEGKAYFKKVMEKCDIVIENYTPRVMENFQLTYDVLSQYKKDVIMLSMPAYGKTGPYRDQPGFAYTFEMLSGIAQLNGYQDGKPMTVLGVADVLAGFHAAAALLIALEHRDRTGEGQEIELAQNEGCVNYMGAPIADFILNGENWSRVGNRQPGIAPQGVYRTQGKDSWVAISITSDEEWQSLCQEMNAQSLLNDERLKTAAGRFAAHDELDTIISKWTQQETHHAIASRLQKVGVPAGPVLEVHEMEHDPFLKNMYQEVTREYVGTHLYPTWPIKWNNERVLHKAPAPLLGQDNEYVFKELLQLSDEDYNSLLEKNIIGNKMLS
- a CDS encoding amidohydrolase; the protein is MVQQIDLFIYNAVILTQSTSVPIATSMAIHNGKIIALFGHNDSSPYQAKISIDAQQKVILPGFIDAHCHLQAMVSEQFSIHIPTSYETKEALFAYLRKQISPIPNGNWVRINGYHPFHFPHIEPLSMAMLDELSTNHPIRVRYVTRHTSVLNSKGWDYFKQALENHPNDGIHIELDSLGQPTGIIHGADALLNESVLPKLPEEQWLVGIEALQAKLLSLGITTVCDASPTTSVSQLAIWKKAAQHFWKIPVHWMTGSPHFDDLANHLQPIPIFKRNALKIVLETMPEMYPTKDAIVQMMKQAFLANSPVAIHVVNPEMVWHAIDALKTVRQQLPEVNGICRFEHLSLCPEAFFDMIHEHQIQVVTNPPFIDIHGDRYLQQVDDNEHCWLYPVNSLLQHDITVAAGSDAPVAPISPWLGLHAACTRQSKNGLQVNIREAVSRQNALNLYTTHAALVIGEQHQIGQLAPGFDANFIIVKQHPVNCTLYQLQNMQVLETWIAGERLYHSS